A region from the Gossypium hirsutum isolate 1008001.06 chromosome A08, Gossypium_hirsutum_v2.1, whole genome shotgun sequence genome encodes:
- the LOC107897164 gene encoding probable ribosome biogenesis protein RLP24 gives MRLEKCWFCSSTVYPGHGIQFVRNDAKIFHFCRSKCHKNFKMKRNPRKVKWTKAYRRLHGKDMTQDSTFEFERKRNRPERYDRNLAENTLKAIKKIDKIRSDRASDHIKNRLKTGKVQRQKEARKQLELGIHLVKAPLALAQDSSLCLPKIKDNVSQAQTEENQPMEE, from the exons ATGAGATTAGAGAAGTGCTGGTTTTGTTCCTCCACTGTATATCCGGGGCATGGTATTCAATTTGTTCGCAACGATGCCAAG ATTTTCCATTTCTGTAGATCGAAATGCCACAAGAACTTCAAGATGAAGAGGAATCCCCGTAAAGTAAAATGGACCAAGGCCTATAGGCGTTTGCATGGAAAGGACATGACACAG GATTCAACATTTGAGTTTGAGAGAAAACGTAATAGGCCGGAGAGATATGATAGAAACCTTGCAGAGAATACTCTGAAGGCCATTAAAAAGATTGATAAAATCAGATCAGACAGGGCATCTGACCACATCAAAAACAG GCTTAAGACAGGCAAAGTCCAGAGGCAGAAAGAAGCAAGGAAGCAATTGGAGCTGGGCATTCACTTGGTCAAAGCTCCGCTCGCACTTGCACAAGATTCATCTCTTTGTCTTCCAAAAATCAAAGACAATGTGTCCCAAGCACAGACAGAAGAGAATCAGCCCATGGAAGAGTGA
- the LOC107896076 gene encoding uncharacterized protein, translating into MSLHYDGRAIIIQDEKEESLCEDGVFIEIKKLGGNCRRIRSKIGIEASLDTVWDILTDYEKLADLIPGLAVSKVVEKNDKFARLFQIGQQNLPLGLKFNAKGVLDCYEKDVEILPHGKKREIQFKMVEGDFTQFEGTWLLEQFSKTKNEDNHEVIGGEESSHTTLSYLVDVKPKLWLPIRLVEGRLCKEIKTNLSCIRDEAKRVITAFTSL; encoded by the exons ATGTCTCTCCACTATGACGGGAGAGCCATCATCATTCaag ATGAGAAGGAAGAATCGTTGTGTGAAGACGGTGTCTTCATTGAGATAAAAAAGCTTGGAGGGAACTGTCGTAGAATTCGGTCCAAAATTGGAATTGAAGCCAGCCTTGATACTGTTTGGGACATTTTGACTGACTACGAGAAGTTGGCTGATCTTATTCCGGGTCTTGCTGTCAGCAAAGTTGTTGAAAAAAATGACAAGTTTGCTCGACTTTTTCAG ATTGGACAGCAAAACTTGCCATTGGGTTTGAAATTCAATGCTAAGGGAGTTTTAGATTGTTATGAGAAAGATGTTGAGATTTTGCCTCATGGTAAAAAACGTGAAATTCAATTCAAGATGGTTGAAGGTGACTTCACACAGTTTGAAGGAACATGGTTGCTTGAACAG TTTAGTAAAACAAAAAATGAAGACAATCATGAAGTAATTGGTGGTGAAGAATCCTCCCACACAACACTTTCGTATTTGGTTGATGTAAAGCCCAAGCTGTGGTTGCCTATTCGTCTTGTTGAAGGCAGGCTTTGTAAGGAGATAAAGACCAACCTTTCCTGTATACGTGATGAAGCCAAGAGAGTTATAACTGCTTTCACCTCTCTTTAG